A window from Chitinophaga filiformis encodes these proteins:
- a CDS encoding DUF3575 domain-containing protein, with amino-acid sequence MKQLYAILILCLLITVSAKAQRNTPDSLLTGLRISTNLVTLREPDGGVSLALEYRYEKNWGVLIEGTWIFIDEKADYNLRGRYSPMAKGFRIRPEIRYYLPGRAHTYKLFFAQEISYKRVNYLEEWIEPVRSDPTSWKPDYEKISAYEKVKNIYGTSGKVGCQLFFDKPHKFMIEFYIGLGLKYRDVDFKNKVPSADSYLEDNSSYSAHEPRTGWDINVPMGIKVGYRF; translated from the coding sequence TATACTTTGCCTACTCATTACTGTTTCAGCCAAAGCCCAGAGAAATACACCCGATTCCCTGCTTACAGGACTACGTATCAGCACCAATCTTGTAACGCTCAGAGAGCCTGATGGCGGCGTTTCCCTGGCGCTGGAATACCGCTATGAAAAAAACTGGGGTGTACTGATAGAAGGCACCTGGATCTTCATTGATGAGAAGGCGGATTACAATCTCAGGGGCAGGTATTCACCGATGGCCAAAGGCTTCCGCATCCGTCCCGAAATACGTTACTATCTGCCGGGCAGAGCGCATACATATAAACTATTCTTCGCCCAGGAAATTTCATATAAACGCGTTAATTACCTGGAAGAGTGGATAGAGCCGGTGAGGTCGGATCCTACCAGCTGGAAGCCCGATTATGAGAAGATCTCAGCTTATGAGAAGGTTAAGAATATCTATGGTACATCCGGTAAGGTGGGCTGCCAGTTATTCTTTGATAAACCGCATAAATTCATGATAGAGTTCTATATCGGGCTGGGGCTTAAATACAGGGATGTGGATTTTAAAAACAAAGTTCCTTCTGCAGACAGTTACCTCGAGGATAATAGTAGTTATTCCGCACACGAGCCAAGAACAGGGTGGGACATAAATGTACCTATGGGAATTAAGGTAGGATACCGTTTTTAG
- a CDS encoding acetyl-CoA C-acyltransferase: MKEVFIVSAVRTPIGSFNGALSAITATQLGALVMKAALEKAGVPSTAVNEVYMGNVISANLGQAPANQASIYAGIPTNVPCTTVNKVCASGMKAIMLGAQSILSGDNDVVVAGGMESMSNVPYYLDKARNGYRLGHGAVTDGIIRDGLWDPYKDFHMGNAAEICATEYKISREEQDAYAIESYKRAAAATEKGYYKNEIIPVEVPGKQVITVTEDEDYKKVNFDKIPTLKPTFQKDGTITAANASNLNDGAAAVLLVSGEKLKELGLKPLAKIISFADASQAPEWFTTTPVKAINKALEKAKLTVADMDFVEINEAFSCVPIANERDLGLSPDKVNVWGGAVSMGHPIGCSGARIVVTLSSILRQNNARYGVAGICNGGGGASAIIIERAD, from the coding sequence ATGAAAGAAGTATTTATAGTTTCAGCAGTGCGTACCCCCATTGGTTCCTTTAACGGTGCATTGTCGGCAATCACTGCTACACAGCTGGGCGCCCTGGTAATGAAAGCAGCTTTGGAAAAAGCGGGCGTACCCTCCACGGCAGTGAATGAAGTATATATGGGTAATGTGATCAGTGCCAACCTGGGCCAGGCGCCTGCCAACCAGGCAAGTATCTATGCCGGTATTCCTACTAATGTGCCTTGTACAACAGTTAATAAGGTATGTGCTTCCGGCATGAAAGCCATCATGTTAGGCGCGCAAAGCATCCTCTCCGGCGATAATGACGTGGTAGTGGCCGGTGGCATGGAGAGTATGAGCAATGTGCCTTACTATCTGGATAAAGCCCGTAATGGTTACAGGCTGGGGCATGGAGCGGTTACAGATGGGATCATCAGGGACGGCCTCTGGGACCCTTATAAGGATTTCCACATGGGAAATGCAGCAGAGATCTGTGCTACGGAATACAAGATCTCCCGTGAAGAACAGGATGCATACGCTATCGAAAGCTATAAGAGAGCGGCGGCGGCTACTGAAAAGGGATATTATAAAAATGAGATCATCCCTGTGGAAGTGCCTGGTAAACAGGTGATCACTGTGACAGAGGATGAAGACTATAAGAAGGTAAACTTCGACAAGATCCCTACGCTGAAACCTACCTTCCAGAAAGACGGTACCATTACGGCAGCCAATGCCTCTAATCTGAACGATGGCGCAGCAGCGGTATTACTGGTGAGCGGGGAGAAGCTGAAAGAACTGGGATTGAAGCCTTTGGCAAAGATCATTAGCTTTGCAGATGCTTCCCAGGCGCCTGAATGGTTCACGACCACTCCTGTAAAAGCGATCAATAAAGCACTGGAAAAGGCGAAGCTGACTGTGGCAGACATGGATTTCGTGGAGATCAATGAAGCCTTCTCCTGTGTGCCTATCGCCAATGAGCGCGACCTGGGACTGTCGCCGGACAAGGTGAATGTATGGGGAGGCGCCGTTTCCATGGGGCACCCCATCGGCTGCAGCGGTGCGCGTATCGTCGTGACGCTCAGTTCCATTCTGCGTCAGAACAATGCCCGTTATGGTGTAGCCGGCATCTGTAATGGCGGCGGTGGCGCCAGTGCGATCATCATTGAAAGAGCAGATTAG
- a CDS encoding pyruvate dehydrogenase complex E1 component subunit beta, with protein MRQIAFRQALREAMQEEMRRDDRVFLMGEEVAEYNGAYKVSQGMLDEFGPKRVIDTPIAELGFTAIGVGAAQNGLRPVLEFMTWNFAVLALDQILNTASKMLAMSGGQVGCPIVFRGPNGSAGQLGAQHSTAFESYYANIPGLKVISVSNPYDAKGLLKAAIRDNDPVVFMESEVMYGDMGEVPEEEYIIPIGKADIKRAGKDVTIVSFNKMMKVALGAAEELAKEGIEAEVIDLRTIRPLDWFTILESVKKTNRLVIVEEQWPFSSVSSEISYRIQKEGFDYLDAPIRRITAADAPMHYAPNLVKLYLPDIERTVKLVKEVMYMKK; from the coding sequence ATGCGTCAGATAGCTTTCAGACAAGCCTTACGAGAAGCCATGCAGGAAGAAATGCGCCGTGACGACCGCGTTTTCCTGATGGGAGAGGAAGTAGCAGAATATAACGGAGCCTATAAAGTTAGCCAGGGAATGCTGGATGAGTTTGGCCCTAAGAGGGTAATAGATACACCGATCGCTGAGCTTGGCTTTACCGCAATTGGTGTGGGTGCTGCACAGAATGGTCTTCGTCCTGTTCTGGAATTCATGACATGGAACTTTGCTGTACTGGCGCTGGACCAGATCCTGAACACAGCTTCTAAAATGCTGGCAATGAGCGGCGGACAGGTAGGTTGTCCTATCGTTTTCCGCGGACCAAACGGTTCTGCAGGTCAGCTGGGTGCTCAGCACTCTACCGCTTTCGAAAGCTATTATGCAAATATCCCAGGTTTAAAAGTAATATCAGTTTCCAATCCTTATGATGCAAAAGGTCTGCTGAAAGCGGCTATCCGCGATAATGACCCGGTTGTTTTCATGGAAAGTGAGGTGATGTACGGCGACATGGGTGAAGTGCCTGAAGAAGAATACATTATCCCAATTGGTAAAGCTGATATCAAACGTGCCGGTAAAGACGTGACCATCGTTTCTTTCAACAAAATGATGAAAGTTGCCCTGGGTGCCGCTGAAGAACTGGCCAAAGAAGGTATCGAAGCTGAAGTGATCGACCTGCGTACTATCCGTCCGCTGGACTGGTTCACCATCCTGGAATCTGTGAAGAAAACCAACCGCCTGGTAATCGTAGAAGAACAATGGCCATTCTCCAGCGTTTCTTCCGAGATCTCTTACCGCATCCAGAAAGAAGGTTTTGATTACCTCGATGCTCCGATCCGTCGTATCACCGCTGCCGATGCGCCAATGCACTATGCACCTAACCTGGTGAAACTGTACCTGCCTGATATCGAGCGTACCGTGAAACTGGTGAAGGAAGTAATGTACATGAAGAAGTAA
- the cysM gene encoding cysteine synthase CysM — MHSILDLVGNTPMVALKNISANPGVTIYAKLEGNNPGGSVKDRAAYGMIKGALDRGEIKPGIKLIEATSGNTGIALAMIASLFGVEIELVMPEDATRERVLTMEAFGAKVTLTPKEASMEGSIDYANEQVAKGGYHMLNQFGNPDNYGMHYKTTGPEIWRDTNQGITHFVSAMGTTGTIMGVSKFLKEQNGQVQIVGCQPTEGSRIPGIRKWPEEYLPKIFDRSRVDRIMDISEEEAKTMTRRLAKEEGIFCGMSSGGAVSAAERISRELEHGVLVCIICDRGDRYLSSDLFGS, encoded by the coding sequence ATGCATTCGATATTAGATCTTGTTGGTAACACTCCAATGGTGGCGCTTAAAAATATCAGCGCCAATCCGGGGGTAACGATTTATGCAAAACTGGAAGGAAATAATCCGGGAGGCAGTGTAAAAGACAGAGCGGCTTACGGTATGATCAAGGGAGCCCTGGACAGAGGCGAGATCAAACCTGGCATTAAACTGATCGAGGCCACCAGCGGTAACACAGGCATCGCACTGGCCATGATCGCCAGCCTGTTCGGCGTGGAAATCGAGCTGGTGATGCCGGAAGACGCCACCCGTGAAAGGGTGCTGACCATGGAAGCCTTCGGCGCTAAAGTTACCCTGACGCCTAAAGAAGCGTCCATGGAGGGCTCCATCGACTATGCCAATGAGCAGGTAGCCAAAGGTGGTTATCATATGCTGAACCAGTTCGGCAATCCGGATAACTACGGCATGCACTACAAAACCACCGGACCGGAAATATGGCGGGATACCAACCAGGGTATCACGCACTTTGTAAGCGCCATGGGCACCACTGGTACCATTATGGGTGTGTCGAAGTTCCTGAAAGAACAAAACGGGCAGGTACAGATCGTGGGATGTCAGCCTACAGAGGGCTCCAGGATCCCCGGTATCCGTAAATGGCCGGAGGAATACCTGCCGAAGATCTTTGACAGATCGAGAGTAGACCGCATCATGGATATTTCTGAGGAAGAAGCGAAAACGATGACCCGCCGCCTGGCGAAAGAAGAAGGCATTTTCTGCGGTATGAGCAGCGGAGGAGCCGTGTCTGCCGCGGAAAGGATCTCCCGGGAGCTGGAGCACGGAGTGCTGGTTTGTATTATCTGCGACCGCGGGGACAGGTATTTGTCCTCAGATCTGTTTGGAAGCTGA
- a CDS encoding serine O-acetyltransferase, with the protein MQQLLEELRRRHQLAAATAYPPTSAVNDFANNFINWLFPEYTGKVMADIVLLEEYAHGLQSELQHLLQPMQQQLPAAAEALSRQFMEQAEVIYDALKKDAEAIYKGDPAATCMYEVIRAYPGFYAIAFYRIAHALQQLKIPLLPRMITERAHSCTGIDIHPAAVIAPYFCIDHGTGIVIGETTVIGANVKLYQGVTLGALSVDKDMARSKRHPTIEDNVIIYAGATILGGDTVVGHHSIIGGNVWLIKSTAPFSRIYYRADGSINVVENSY; encoded by the coding sequence ATGCAACAACTTTTAGAAGAATTAAGGCGGAGGCACCAGCTGGCTGCAGCTACGGCCTACCCTCCGACCAGTGCGGTGAACGACTTTGCCAACAATTTTATCAACTGGCTTTTCCCAGAATATACCGGGAAGGTGATGGCTGATATTGTGCTCCTGGAAGAATATGCACATGGCCTGCAATCCGAATTGCAGCATCTGTTACAGCCGATGCAACAACAGTTGCCAGCGGCAGCAGAGGCGCTGAGCCGCCAGTTTATGGAACAGGCGGAAGTCATTTATGATGCATTAAAAAAAGACGCGGAAGCCATTTACAAAGGAGACCCGGCGGCTACCTGTATGTACGAAGTGATACGTGCATATCCTGGTTTTTATGCGATCGCCTTTTACCGCATTGCACATGCATTACAGCAGCTGAAAATACCGCTGCTGCCCCGTATGATCACCGAACGTGCGCATAGCTGCACCGGTATCGACATACATCCGGCAGCAGTAATAGCGCCCTATTTCTGCATTGACCATGGTACCGGTATCGTTATCGGGGAAACCACCGTTATCGGCGCCAATGTTAAGCTCTACCAGGGCGTTACACTGGGTGCATTAAGCGTGGATAAGGATATGGCGCGCAGCAAACGCCATCCTACCATTGAAGACAATGTCATCATATATGCCGGCGCCACCATCCTCGGCGGCGATACTGTGGTAGGTCACCATAGTATTATAGGCGGAAATGTATGGCTCATAAAAAGCACTGCCCCCTTCAGCCGGATCTATTACCGGGCAGACGGCAGTATTAACGTAGTAGAAAACAGTTATTAG
- a CDS encoding sigma-54-dependent transcriptional regulator, with product MANILIIDDEKSIRKTLSEILSYEGYKVDEAADGAEGFKMFKEKQYDAILCDIKMPKMDGLEFLEKAKETNPDVPIVMVSGHGNIDTAVEAVKKGAYDYISKPPDLNRLLITLRNAMDKSTLVTETKTLRRKVNKTQEMIGTSAPILKIKETIEKVAPTDARVLVTGENGVGKELVARWIHERSNRATGPIVEVNCAAIPSELIESELFGHEKGSFTSAVKQRIGKFEQANGGTLFLDEIGDMSLSAQAKVLRALQEGKITRVGGDKEISVDVRVVAATNKDLLKEVEEKNFRLDLYHRLSVILIHVPSLNDRRDDIPLLVEHFLESACQEYGMAKKAIDKEAMKALQQHNWSGNIRELGNVVARLVILSGKTIMADDVYDYVLPARDKKKINA from the coding sequence ATGGCCAACATTCTGATAATTGACGACGAGAAAAGCATACGTAAAACGTTGTCCGAGATCCTGAGCTATGAAGGTTACAAGGTAGATGAGGCGGCAGATGGGGCGGAAGGCTTTAAAATGTTCAAAGAAAAGCAGTACGACGCCATTCTGTGCGACATAAAGATGCCCAAGATGGACGGGCTGGAATTCCTGGAAAAAGCCAAGGAAACCAATCCCGATGTGCCTATTGTGATGGTATCAGGACATGGAAATATTGACACGGCCGTAGAAGCAGTAAAAAAAGGCGCTTACGATTATATCTCCAAACCACCGGACCTCAACAGGTTGCTGATCACCCTGCGTAATGCTATGGATAAAAGCACGCTGGTGACAGAAACAAAGACCCTGCGCCGGAAAGTGAACAAAACACAGGAAATGATCGGCACTTCTGCCCCTATCCTGAAAATAAAGGAAACAATAGAAAAAGTGGCGCCCACAGATGCCCGTGTGCTGGTGACCGGTGAGAACGGGGTAGGTAAGGAGCTGGTAGCCCGCTGGATACATGAACGCAGCAACCGGGCAACCGGTCCCATCGTGGAAGTGAACTGTGCTGCTATTCCCAGCGAACTGATTGAAAGTGAGTTGTTTGGACATGAGAAAGGTTCCTTTACATCCGCAGTAAAACAACGGATCGGTAAGTTCGAACAGGCTAATGGCGGTACGCTGTTCCTGGACGAGATCGGGGACATGAGCCTCAGCGCACAGGCCAAAGTGCTGAGAGCCCTGCAGGAGGGAAAGATCACCCGTGTGGGAGGCGATAAAGAGATCAGTGTGGATGTAAGAGTGGTGGCGGCTACCAATAAAGACCTCCTGAAGGAAGTCGAGGAAAAGAATTTCCGTCTTGACCTTTACCACCGTCTCAGCGTGATCCTTATACATGTACCTTCCCTGAATGACCGCCGCGATGATATTCCCCTGCTGGTGGAACATTTCCTGGAAAGCGCCTGCCAGGAATACGGTATGGCGAAGAAGGCCATTGATAAGGAAGCCATGAAGGCTTTACAGCAGCATAACTGGTCCGGTAATATCCGCGAGCTGGGCAACGTAGTGGCCCGCCTGGTAATACTCTCCGGCAAAACGATCATGGCAGACGATGTATATGATTATGTGCTGCCGGCCAGGGATAAAAAGAAAATAAACGCTTAG
- a CDS encoding alpha/beta fold hydrolase: MNKHVYLISGMGADERIFRHLSFPEEYTVHYLDWLTPGPQETFPAYAARMAARIEHEDVTLLGVSFGGMLSVEIARQRPVQKVILISSIKSTGEKPPYLAWVRKTGLLHLLRLPDSLIFTRRKGLVKLFLNAETAEEQELLADYMNKTAYGYLRWGIRTVVNWQNDFIPSSLVHIHGGRDRTFPSRLIKADYIIPTGGHFMVYNRAKEINEILRKELV; this comes from the coding sequence ATGAACAAGCATGTGTACCTGATCAGCGGTATGGGAGCAGATGAACGGATATTCAGGCACCTTAGTTTTCCGGAGGAATATACCGTGCATTACCTGGATTGGCTCACCCCCGGCCCTCAGGAGACTTTCCCCGCCTATGCCGCCCGGATGGCTGCCCGGATCGAACATGAAGACGTTACCCTGCTTGGCGTCTCCTTCGGTGGTATGTTATCCGTCGAAATAGCAAGGCAAAGACCCGTACAGAAAGTTATCCTCATCAGCAGTATTAAAAGTACCGGCGAAAAGCCGCCCTACCTGGCCTGGGTACGGAAAACAGGTCTCCTGCATTTACTGCGCTTACCGGATTCCCTCATCTTCACACGCAGAAAGGGCCTGGTAAAGCTGTTCCTGAACGCAGAAACTGCTGAAGAACAGGAATTACTGGCCGATTATATGAACAAAACCGCCTACGGCTATCTCCGTTGGGGGATCCGCACCGTGGTGAACTGGCAGAACGATTTTATCCCGTCCTCACTGGTACACATCCACGGAGGCAGGGACAGGACCTTTCCTTCAAGGCTGATCAAGGCGGACTATATAATTCCCACCGGTGGCCACTTTATGGTGTATAACCGCGCTAAAGAGATCAATGAGATCCTGAGAAAGGAGCTGGTGTGA